Proteins from one Lacrimispora sphenoides genomic window:
- a CDS encoding response regulator transcription factor, with protein MLKVLIADDEEKICQLIEKLIDWQALDMKLSGVANNGIEALEKIEALSPDVVITDIRMPGYDGLDLVKKTRELNVGVEFVIISGYRHFEYAQTAIKYGVSDYLLKPIKKQELTETLEKIRVRYNEKSEQLTYEERVRLARKSDAERLRTTWFSNVLYRDRSEQDCSSLEEINKQYYYQLKQGCFQIVCVKFDGISMPDEKNLEFLTEKTTQIAEQMLKGHVYDWELYVENSHIYLFLNYGEENRKLIRRQCKNILNELAVLESILEGLRVTIGFGTTVWNIAQLRSSLKSARYLVEQRLVAGNGKLLEGELRSSFHLASSQWFTQFNQNMNTALESLDRQQVGDCLMKLKDGLLEQPDMTGHEILQMCREVCNLYLFFMKNHKIAIEQNFMERFNQGVEFCSSAREVLRYLIKEISASYDKAVAGKMQENNRPIRIAKKYIRDHYREAITLETVSEVAGFNPTYFSSLFKKETGKNFLEFLSEVRMEQAKGLLKETNLSVASICEEVGYSDVKYFTKNFTKYSGLKPNEYRKLYS; from the coding sequence ATGTTAAAAGTATTGATAGCAGATGATGAAGAAAAGATCTGCCAGCTGATCGAGAAGCTGATCGATTGGCAAGCACTGGATATGAAGCTCAGCGGTGTGGCAAATAATGGGATCGAGGCGCTTGAAAAGATAGAAGCCCTTTCTCCTGATGTAGTGATTACAGATATCCGGATGCCGGGATATGACGGCCTGGATCTGGTGAAAAAGACCCGGGAACTGAATGTAGGCGTGGAATTTGTGATCATCAGCGGATACCGCCATTTTGAATATGCCCAGACAGCGATCAAATATGGGGTCAGCGATTATTTGTTAAAACCAATCAAAAAACAGGAACTAACAGAAACTCTGGAAAAAATAAGAGTAAGGTATAATGAAAAAAGCGAGCAGCTGACCTACGAGGAGCGGGTCAGGCTGGCAAGGAAGAGTGACGCGGAGAGGCTGCGGACCACCTGGTTTTCCAATGTCTTGTACCGGGACCGAAGCGAACAGGACTGCTCCAGCCTGGAAGAAATCAATAAGCAGTATTATTATCAGTTAAAACAGGGGTGCTTTCAGATCGTTTGTGTCAAATTTGATGGAATTTCCATGCCTGACGAGAAAAACCTGGAATTTCTGACAGAAAAGACAACTCAGATTGCAGAGCAGATGCTGAAAGGCCATGTATATGACTGGGAATTGTATGTGGAAAACAGCCATATTTATCTATTCCTGAATTATGGTGAGGAAAACAGGAAACTCATCCGCCGGCAATGCAAAAATATATTAAATGAGCTTGCTGTGCTGGAATCTATTCTGGAAGGGCTTCGAGTGACCATTGGGTTCGGAACAACTGTATGGAATATCGCCCAGCTAAGGAGTTCTCTCAAATCCGCCAGGTACTTAGTGGAGCAGCGCCTGGTGGCCGGAAACGGCAAACTCCTGGAGGGGGAGCTGCGCAGCTCTTTCCATCTGGCTTCAAGCCAGTGGTTCACTCAGTTTAACCAGAACATGAACACGGCTTTGGAAAGTCTGGACAGGCAGCAGGTGGGGGATTGCCTGATGAAACTGAAAGACGGGCTTTTGGAGCAGCCGGATATGACCGGGCATGAAATTCTGCAAATGTGCAGAGAGGTCTGCAATCTATATTTGTTTTTTATGAAAAATCATAAGATCGCCATTGAACAGAATTTTATGGAACGGTTTAATCAGGGTGTGGAATTTTGTTCTTCTGCAAGAGAGGTCCTTCGTTATCTCATAAAAGAGATTTCCGCTTCCTATGATAAGGCCGTGGCCGGAAAGATGCAGGAGAATAACCGACCCATCCGAATCGCTAAAAAATACATCAGAGACCATTATAGGGAAGCCATTACCTTAGAAACAGTCAGTGAAGTCGCCGGATTCAATCCTACATATTTCAGTTCCCTGTTTAAGAAAGAGACAGGAAAGAACTTTTTGGAGTTTTTATCCGAGGTGCGTATGGAACAGGCGAAAGGCCTTCTAAAAGAAACAAATTTAAGTGTTGCTTCCATATGTGAGGAAGTGGGCTACAGCGATGTAAAGTATTTTACAAAGAACTTTACTAAATATTCCGGTTTAAAGCCAAACGAGTATCGGAAGCTTTATTCCTGA
- a CDS encoding sensor histidine kinase: MKEKLRFLSVRVILLLAGILTGFMLLLCYALYLTRGQPEQIWLIMAASVLLVLFFYNGYYGIYKPMQETKRVERQFASGSVLNDLLKIRYPYCPESEKVNQRFFEMLGTRELINVSKKQAEYLALQNQINPHFLYNTLEGIRSEALSLGVDSIAEMTEALATFFRYTISNVDHLVNLEDELANIENYYYIQQFRFGKKLQLNIQYACSEELDEMEILQYRLPKLTLQPVVENSIYHGIERKIGEGHLIIKISVTDSRLIIKISDDGLGMEAERVKMLNEKLKSLSLDDVNPDIDRKGGIAIQNVNNRIKLLFGEEYGIHVYSQVEAGTDVEISLPLVKD; encoded by the coding sequence ATGAAGGAAAAATTACGGTTTCTGTCCGTCAGAGTGATTCTTCTATTGGCAGGTATTTTGACCGGATTCATGCTTTTGCTTTGCTATGCCCTGTACTTAACCAGGGGTCAGCCGGAGCAAATTTGGCTTATAATGGCGGCTTCTGTTCTCTTGGTCCTGTTTTTTTACAACGGATATTATGGAATTTATAAGCCCATGCAGGAGACCAAACGGGTGGAACGGCAGTTTGCCTCTGGCAGTGTATTAAATGACTTATTAAAAATACGCTATCCCTACTGCCCGGAATCCGAGAAAGTAAATCAAAGGTTTTTTGAAATGCTTGGAACCAGGGAACTGATTAATGTTTCAAAAAAGCAGGCGGAATATCTTGCCCTGCAAAACCAGATCAACCCTCATTTTTTGTACAATACTCTGGAAGGAATACGGAGTGAGGCGCTGAGCCTAGGCGTGGACAGCATAGCGGAGATGACGGAGGCCCTTGCTACCTTTTTCCGCTATACTATTTCCAATGTAGACCATCTGGTAAACTTAGAGGATGAGCTTGCAAATATTGAAAACTACTATTATATCCAACAGTTCCGCTTCGGTAAAAAATTACAGCTGAATATCCAGTATGCATGTTCAGAAGAGCTGGATGAAATGGAGATTCTGCAATACCGTCTGCCAAAGCTGACTTTGCAGCCGGTTGTTGAAAATTCCATTTATCACGGGATTGAGCGGAAAATAGGAGAAGGGCATCTGATCATTAAAATTTCGGTGACGGATTCCCGGTTGATCATCAAGATATCAGATGACGGACTTGGGATGGAGGCCGAAAGGGTGAAGATGTTAAATGAAAAGCTTAAAAGCTTATCCTTAGACGACGTGAACCCTGATATAGACCGGAAAGGCGGCATAGCAATCCAGAATGTCAATAACAGAATTAAGCTGCTCTTTGGAGAGGAATATGGCATCCACGTCTACAGCCAGGTGGAGGCAGGGACGGATGTGGAGATATCCCTTCCTCTGGTAAAGGATTAA